One Indicator indicator isolate 239-I01 chromosome 9, UM_Iind_1.1, whole genome shotgun sequence genomic window carries:
- the SOX7 gene encoding transcription factor SOX-7 produces the protein MAALLGTYPWPERLEGDTAEGLPPRPPPRCPPGEKSSESRIRRPMNAFMVWAKDERKRLAVQNPDLHNAELSKMLGKSWKALSLSQKRPYVEEAERLRVKHMQDYPNYKYRPRRKKQVKRICKRVDPGFLLGSLARDQNAVPEKRTCSRAGGEKEGQGEYSPHPGLPSVRGYREALGSGSSSTSVDTYPYGLPTPPEMSPLDAIDPEQSFFSSHCPDEHHCSHLTGATYSPEYTGSSLQCNHHPLSPISQPASCMIPPASSCAPLPLPPPPSYYTPAFPSLHPSNLHAHLGQLSPPPDHHSFDTLDQLSQAELLGEMDRNEFDQYLNNPSHSDHHGGVLVNGHVPVSGSSETSLISVLADATATYYNNYSVS, from the exons ATGGCTGCGCTGCTCGGCACCTACCCCTGGCCGGAGCGGCTGGAAGGCGACACGGCCGAGGGGCTGCCCCCGAGGCCACCCCCTCGTTGTCCACCGGGGGAGAAAAGCTCCGAGAGCCGCATCCGCCGGCCCATGAACGCTTTCATGGTGTGGGCGAAGGACGAGAGGAAGCGCCTGGCCGTACAGAACCCCGACCTGCACAACGCGGAGCTCAGCAAGATGCTCG GCAAGTCCTGGAAGGCTCTGAGCCTCTCTCAGAAGCGTCCCTACGTGGAGGAGGCCGAGCGGCTGCGGGTGAAGCACATGCAAGATTACCCCAACTACAAGTACCGGCCGCGGCGCAAGAAGCAGGTCAAGCGCATCTGCAAGCGGGTGGACCCCGGGTttttgctgggcagcctggcacggGACCAAAATGCTGTGCCAGAGAAGCGGACCTGCAGCCGGGCTGGGGGGGAGAAAGAGGGCCAGGGTGAGTACTCCCCTCACCCGGGGCTGCCATCCGTCCGGGGCTACcgggaggccctgggcagcggcagcagcagcacaagtgtGGACACCTACCCCTACGGGCTGCCCACCCCTCCAGAGATGTCTCCGCTGGATGCCATAGACCCTGAGCAGAGCTTCTTCTCGTCGCATTGCCCTGATGAGCATCACTGTTCCCACCTCACCGGAGCCACCTACTCCCCAGAGTACACGGGCAGCTCTCTCCAGTGCAACCACCACCCTCTCAGCCCTATATCACAGCCAGCCAGCTGCATGATACCCCCAGCTTCCAGCTGtgctccccttcctcttcctcctcctcccagctaCTACACGCCCgccttcccctccctgcacccCTCTAACCTCCATGCCCACCTGGGCCAGCTTTCCCCACCACCTGACCATCACAGCTTTGACACCTTGGACCAGCTGAGCCAAGCTGAGCTCCTGGGGGAGATGGACCGCAATGAGTTTGACCAGTATCTCAATAACCCCAGCCACAGTGACCACCATGGTGGTGTCTTGGTCAATGGACATGTCCCAGTGTCTGGTAGCTCCGAGACCAGCCTCATCTCTGTCCTCGCCGATGCCACAGCCACCTACTACAATAACTACAGCGTGTCCTAG